One Mycolicibacterium pulveris genomic region harbors:
- a CDS encoding carotenoid oxygenase family protein, with amino-acid sequence MTQTPTQTGTASDRPDLPELHRYLATLPVSERDQLTTQLNTLNDADFRSLGVSEPQLDEYDYRVDDIDGTIPPDLHGTLYRNGPGRWQDHSGRPLHHLFDGDGMLSAFTVVDGSVHYKNRYVRTNHYLGKTGLNHMGTAAPGGVKANIGRLPPNLANTNVVEHAGRLYALWEGGPPHEIDPETLETLGVRRFGGELRWVGSYSAHPCFCPRTGEMFNFGVEFIPRPHLRIYRTDSTGRLTHFRSARLPYVAMVHDFALTESHLVFVVSPIIPQALPIVLGLKPMGDAMRYRPDRGSMFILVPRDGGRIRTIEYDAVLMFHLSNAYDDDGDTVIDAITYDDGRLLERLNRFHVAPLDDAPSTFMRYRITRSGRVLAEALSELPCEFPRHNDAFEGRKHRYAYLNTRHHLVSFYDSITRLDLSDSSAATYTTPEDGNSFCEPVFVAKPNTAAEDDGWVLSVEYQARTHTSRLVILDAADIAAGPIASARLRHHIPQGFHGNFAPRSR; translated from the coding sequence GTGACCCAAACCCCGACGCAGACCGGTACGGCGTCCGATCGGCCCGACCTCCCCGAACTCCATCGCTACCTCGCGACACTTCCGGTCAGCGAGCGGGACCAGCTGACGACGCAGCTCAACACCCTCAACGACGCCGACTTCCGAAGCCTCGGGGTCAGCGAGCCGCAGCTGGACGAATACGACTACCGCGTCGACGACATCGACGGAACCATTCCGCCGGACCTGCACGGGACCCTGTACCGCAACGGGCCCGGCCGCTGGCAGGACCACAGCGGCCGGCCGCTGCACCACCTGTTCGACGGCGACGGCATGCTTTCGGCGTTCACCGTCGTCGACGGTTCGGTCCACTACAAGAACAGGTACGTGCGGACCAACCACTATCTCGGCAAGACCGGGCTGAACCACATGGGCACCGCGGCGCCCGGGGGCGTCAAGGCCAACATCGGCCGCCTTCCACCGAATCTGGCCAATACCAACGTCGTCGAACACGCCGGCCGGCTGTACGCGCTGTGGGAAGGCGGCCCGCCGCACGAGATCGACCCTGAGACACTGGAAACCCTCGGCGTCCGCCGCTTCGGCGGTGAGTTGCGCTGGGTGGGTTCGTATTCGGCGCATCCGTGCTTCTGTCCGCGTACCGGCGAGATGTTCAACTTTGGCGTCGAGTTCATCCCGCGACCGCATCTGCGGATCTATCGCACCGATTCGACGGGCCGGCTGACGCACTTCCGCTCGGCTCGACTGCCCTATGTCGCCATGGTGCACGACTTCGCGCTGACGGAGAGCCATCTGGTGTTCGTGGTATCGCCGATCATCCCGCAGGCCCTACCGATCGTGTTGGGGCTCAAGCCGATGGGCGACGCCATGCGGTACCGACCCGACCGGGGCAGCATGTTCATCCTGGTTCCGCGCGACGGCGGAAGGATCCGCACCATCGAATACGACGCCGTCCTGATGTTCCACCTCAGCAACGCCTACGACGACGACGGCGACACCGTCATCGACGCGATCACCTACGACGACGGGCGACTCCTGGAGCGGCTCAACAGGTTCCACGTAGCACCCCTTGATGACGCGCCCTCGACGTTCATGAGATACCGCATCACGCGGTCGGGACGCGTCCTCGCCGAGGCGCTCTCCGAGCTTCCCTGTGAGTTCCCCCGCCACAACGACGCCTTCGAGGGCCGCAAGCACCGCTACGCCTACCTCAACACGCGCCACCATCTCGTCTCGTTCTACGACTCGATCACCAGACTCGACCTGAGCGACTCCTCCGCGGCGACCTACACCACACCCGAGGACGGAAACAGCTTCTGCGAGCCGGTATTCGTCGCCAAACCCAACACCGCCGCGGAGGACGACGGATGGGTGCTCTCGGTGGAATACCAAGCGCGGACCCACACGTCACGCCTGGTGATCCTCGACGCCGCCGACATCGCTGCCGGCCCGATCGCCTCCGCCCGCCTGCGCCACCACATTCCGCAGGGGTTCCACGGCAACTTCGCTCCGCGATCGCGCTGA
- a CDS encoding TetR/AcrR family transcriptional regulator, whose amino-acid sequence MARTRSSSQLVQAALELISESGLDRLTLSQVAERAGVSRATAYREFGDKDGLLGAIAEQEISAMIAATLAAFDPQADPPAQTAAIVTTALRYLRNHRAFVYVRDHEPHWLLHAGLPVGNDRLSLVQTVAAMVAQAIPSSDQLALTPVAAAEVVVRTVLSHTLIQDSALTDEEVADVVSRAITRH is encoded by the coding sequence GTGGCCAGGACTCGTTCGTCGTCACAACTGGTGCAGGCCGCGCTGGAGTTGATCAGCGAAAGCGGTCTGGACCGGCTCACCTTGAGTCAGGTCGCGGAGCGGGCCGGCGTCTCGCGGGCCACCGCCTACCGCGAGTTCGGCGACAAGGACGGACTGCTGGGCGCGATCGCCGAGCAGGAGATCAGCGCGATGATCGCGGCGACGCTCGCGGCCTTCGATCCCCAGGCCGATCCCCCGGCGCAGACGGCCGCGATCGTCACGACCGCGCTGCGCTACCTCCGCAATCACCGGGCGTTCGTCTACGTTCGCGACCACGAACCTCACTGGCTGCTTCATGCCGGGCTGCCCGTCGGCAATGATCGGTTGAGCCTGGTGCAGACGGTGGCTGCGATGGTCGCGCAGGCCATCCCGAGTTCCGATCAGCTCGCCCTGACTCCGGTCGCCGCTGCCGAAGTCGTCGTCCGGACCGTCCTGTCACACACGCTCATCCAGGACAGCGCACTGACCGATGAGGAAGTGGCCGACGTGGTCAGCCGCGCCATCACCCGGCATTGA
- a CDS encoding YajQ family cyclic di-GMP-binding protein, whose protein sequence is MADSSFDVVSKVDRQEVDNALNQAAKELATRFDFRGTDTGIAWKGEEAIEITSSTEERVKAAIDVFKEKLVRRDISMKSFDVGEPQASGKAYKVTGTIKQGISSENAKKITKLIRDEGPKGVKAQIQGDEVRVSSKKRDDLQAVIAMLKKADLDVALQFVNYR, encoded by the coding sequence ATGGCGGATTCATCGTTCGACGTCGTCAGCAAGGTCGACCGCCAGGAAGTCGACAACGCGCTCAACCAGGCGGCCAAGGAGCTGGCCACCCGCTTCGACTTCCGCGGCACCGACACCGGCATCGCGTGGAAGGGCGAGGAGGCCATCGAGATCACCAGCTCCACCGAGGAGCGCGTCAAGGCCGCGATCGACGTGTTCAAGGAGAAGCTGGTCCGCCGCGACATCTCGATGAAGTCCTTCGACGTCGGTGAGCCGCAGGCCTCGGGCAAGGCCTACAAGGTCACCGGCACCATCAAGCAGGGCATCAGCAGCGAGAACGCCAAGAAGATCACCAAGCTCATCCGCGACGAGGGCCCCAAGGGGGTCAAGGCGCAGATCCAGGGCGACGAGGTGCGGGTGTCGTCGAAGAAGCGCGACGATCTGCAGGCCGTCATCGCCATGCTCAAGAAGGCCGACCTCGACGTCGCGCTGCAGTTCGTCAACTACCGATAG
- a CDS encoding oxygenase MpaB family protein: MTATSDLEVSTTATPADDDAAELVPLDSLTAEHTGRWTFLIVEGAAFMMQAMHPVIAEVTGRYSASFHGDPGGRAIRSVDSVLRWTYGGTAAIAEGNRVRSMHKPMTMKSAASGKQISALNPEAYQWVIVTGYLVNAQGGRLLIGREFTDEEKAELLRDNRRLARLLHVPMRGYPRTHQEMTDYFESMIDTLEATPQAMKLMDDLITGQIELGPSVPKVLYPVLKVLLRPALRFNYLSIVGLLDPRLREKLGVSWSAEEERQLNRIYKVIRIAYRVLPDRLTYFPLAYHALKHHKCLKKMEQRQQKSWAYKVPGATSGATSGSLPGAEQT, translated from the coding sequence ATGACCGCCACTTCGGATCTCGAGGTTTCCACCACGGCGACCCCCGCCGACGACGACGCCGCCGAACTCGTGCCCCTGGACTCGCTGACCGCCGAGCACACCGGGCGCTGGACGTTCCTGATCGTCGAGGGCGCGGCGTTCATGATGCAGGCGATGCACCCGGTCATCGCCGAGGTCACCGGCCGCTATTCGGCGTCGTTCCACGGGGATCCGGGCGGCCGCGCGATCCGCTCCGTCGACTCGGTGCTGCGCTGGACCTACGGCGGCACCGCGGCCATCGCCGAGGGCAACCGGGTCCGGTCGATGCACAAACCGATGACGATGAAAAGCGCGGCGAGCGGAAAGCAGATCAGCGCGCTGAATCCCGAGGCCTACCAATGGGTGATCGTCACCGGCTACCTCGTCAACGCCCAAGGCGGCCGGCTGCTCATCGGGCGCGAGTTCACCGACGAGGAGAAGGCCGAACTGCTGCGCGACAACCGCCGGCTCGCGCGGCTGCTGCACGTGCCGATGCGCGGCTATCCGCGCACGCACCAGGAGATGACCGACTACTTCGAGTCGATGATCGACACGTTGGAGGCCACCCCGCAGGCGATGAAGTTGATGGACGACTTGATCACCGGCCAGATCGAGCTGGGTCCTTCGGTGCCCAAGGTGCTCTACCCGGTGCTCAAGGTGTTGCTGCGGCCCGCGCTGCGGTTCAACTACCTGTCGATCGTCGGCCTGCTCGACCCGCGGCTGCGGGAGAAGCTCGGCGTGAGTTGGAGCGCCGAGGAGGAGCGTCAACTCAACAGGATCTACAAGGTGATTCGGATCGCCTACCGGGTGCTACCGGACCGGCTGACCTACTTCCCGCTGGCGTATCACGCGCTCAAGCACCACAAGTGCCTGAAGAAGATGGAGCAGCGCCAGCAGAAGTCGTGGGCCTACAAGGTCCCCGGCGCCACTTCCGGCGCCACTTCCGGCTCCCTTCCCGGCGCCGAGCAGACGTGA
- a CDS encoding TetR/AcrR family transcriptional regulator, translating into MVAKIVETTAALLRTTDPAQLTTNLIADRAGISKGSLYQYFADKDEILEAAIEHFAAEQAPAVEERLRTLTLVPPEEAMAASIDILIDLTIANRNLVRYLAERPDHVRTFENIAGLNATLMALSTLHMNHYRDQYRDELSPNALAWLFFNMAVATTLRYVEADDPIRLDELRAGLKFASSGLLAGRRG; encoded by the coding sequence ATGGTCGCAAAAATCGTCGAGACCACGGCGGCGCTGCTGCGCACCACCGATCCTGCGCAGCTGACCACCAACCTGATCGCCGACCGGGCCGGCATCAGCAAGGGCTCGCTGTATCAGTACTTCGCCGACAAGGACGAGATCCTCGAGGCCGCGATCGAACATTTCGCGGCCGAACAGGCCCCCGCCGTCGAAGAACGGCTACGCACGCTGACGCTGGTTCCGCCCGAAGAGGCGATGGCGGCCTCCATCGACATCCTCATCGACCTGACGATCGCCAACCGCAACCTGGTGCGCTACCTCGCCGAACGACCCGACCACGTGCGCACCTTCGAGAACATCGCCGGCTTGAACGCCACGCTGATGGCGCTGTCCACCCTGCACATGAACCACTACCGCGACCAGTATCGCGACGAGCTGAGCCCAAATGCGTTGGCGTGGTTGTTCTTCAACATGGCGGTTGCGACCACGTTGCGCTACGTCGAGGCCGACGACCCGATCCGCCTCGACGAGCTGCGCGCCGGGCTCAAGTTCGCCTCCTCGGGGCTGCTGGCGGGCCGCCGCGGCTGA
- a CDS encoding spirocyclase AveC family protein, whose amino-acid sequence MTADQATRPESENFNRLWTGAKDSPPIVWLARLGAVFVIFQIYIYLRWVFSDAFAPSPNGTDEIPGSTMAWIRFWEIGCLVLGVGLFWFIIRKMRRERQFPTLGVFVLAWLLAAWQDVGVNAVRPVFGYNGGFFNMGTWAQFIPGWVEKGPENPQPIIYFLASYIVLTPLAIMGIDKLIETVRKRFPRINKAGVIVFMIALFTFLCITLEQFFHRIGAWHYLRVNETWSIFTGTMYQFPLYEGVFFGGVVTVLSIGIYCFRDQDGMMITDKGIERIRNTRWLPVIRILALTAVFNLIMMVFMLGFNFINQHADVQPAEDVPSYVHHGMCGIDPNPPCPPRP is encoded by the coding sequence GTGACCGCAGATCAAGCCACCCGACCGGAGTCGGAGAACTTCAACCGACTCTGGACGGGCGCCAAGGACTCCCCGCCGATCGTGTGGCTGGCCCGCCTCGGCGCGGTGTTCGTGATCTTCCAGATCTATATCTATCTGCGCTGGGTTTTCTCCGACGCGTTCGCCCCGTCGCCGAACGGGACCGATGAGATCCCCGGCTCCACGATGGCCTGGATCCGGTTCTGGGAGATCGGCTGCCTGGTGCTGGGGGTGGGCCTGTTCTGGTTCATCATCCGCAAGATGCGCCGCGAACGGCAGTTCCCCACGCTGGGCGTCTTCGTGCTGGCGTGGCTGCTGGCGGCGTGGCAGGACGTCGGCGTCAACGCCGTGCGGCCGGTGTTCGGTTACAACGGCGGCTTTTTCAACATGGGCACCTGGGCGCAGTTCATTCCGGGCTGGGTCGAGAAGGGCCCGGAGAACCCGCAGCCGATCATCTACTTTCTGGCCAGCTACATCGTGCTGACGCCGCTGGCGATCATGGGCATCGACAAGCTCATCGAGACGGTGCGCAAGCGGTTCCCGCGGATCAACAAGGCCGGCGTGATCGTTTTCATGATCGCGTTGTTCACGTTCCTGTGCATCACCCTCGAGCAGTTCTTCCACCGGATCGGCGCGTGGCACTATCTGCGGGTCAACGAAACCTGGTCGATCTTCACCGGCACCATGTACCAATTCCCGCTCTACGAAGGCGTCTTCTTCGGCGGCGTGGTCACCGTGCTGTCCATCGGCATCTACTGCTTCCGCGACCAGGACGGCATGATGATCACCGACAAGGGCATCGAGCGGATCCGCAACACCCGCTGGCTGCCCGTCATCCGGATCCTCGCCCTGACCGCGGTGTTCAACCTGATCATGATGGTGTTCATGCTGGGCTTCAACTTCATCAACCAGCACGCCGATGTGCAACCGGCAGAGGACGTTCCGAGCTACGTGCACCACGGGATGTGCGGCATCGACCCGAACCCGCCGTGCCCGCCGCGGCCGTGA
- a CDS encoding LLM class flavin-dependent oxidoreductase — protein MRWGTPWPGAELARRCEEAGAVAFCAGEFADASAYVTASEMAHATTTARTGPGIAYAFARSPFVHAASVRHLDKIAPGRVFLGLGAGTSRMNRDWFGVDSSHPATRMKELVTCIRAYLEAENDQHIAFTGEYYTLDAHIRAPVLGPIEVPILLGAFNVHMLRTAGEVADGVLGHGLFTDRWWDDVVDPQLRLGAQRGGRTASDLLRWGWVITAVDDDDPQRAVQDAKRQIAFYLTVKTYDSLVELHGWQDETAAIRAEFAGGDLRKMGDHVSDEMLWAMAVCGDSAQAREMLAARRRLPDIGFLSPPGFLVSPRRRKHYVGQVINAFEQIGAVL, from the coding sequence ATGAGATGGGGAACGCCGTGGCCGGGTGCCGAACTAGCGCGCCGGTGCGAGGAGGCGGGCGCGGTGGCGTTCTGCGCCGGTGAGTTCGCCGACGCCAGCGCCTACGTGACCGCCTCGGAGATGGCCCACGCCACGACGACGGCGCGTACGGGCCCCGGCATCGCCTACGCGTTCGCCAGATCCCCGTTCGTGCACGCGGCCTCGGTGCGCCACCTCGACAAGATCGCGCCCGGGCGGGTGTTTCTCGGGTTGGGCGCCGGGACCAGCCGGATGAACCGCGACTGGTTCGGCGTCGACTCGTCGCACCCGGCAACGCGGATGAAAGAGCTCGTCACCTGCATCCGTGCGTACCTCGAGGCGGAGAACGACCAGCACATCGCGTTCACCGGCGAGTACTACACTCTCGACGCGCACATCCGCGCCCCCGTGCTGGGCCCGATCGAGGTGCCGATCCTGCTGGGCGCCTTCAACGTCCACATGTTGCGCACCGCGGGTGAAGTCGCCGACGGCGTGCTGGGACACGGCCTGTTCACCGACCGGTGGTGGGACGACGTGGTGGACCCGCAACTGCGCCTGGGCGCCCAACGCGGGGGACGCACCGCGTCCGACCTGCTGCGGTGGGGCTGGGTCATCACCGCCGTCGACGACGACGACCCGCAACGCGCGGTCCAGGACGCCAAGCGCCAGATCGCGTTCTACCTCACCGTCAAGACCTATGACTCGTTGGTCGAGCTGCACGGCTGGCAGGACGAGACCGCCGCCATCCGCGCCGAATTCGCCGGCGGCGACCTGCGCAAGATGGGCGATCACGTCAGCGACGAAATGCTGTGGGCGATGGCGGTGTGCGGCGATTCAGCCCAGGCTCGCGAGATGCTGGCGGCCCGTCGGCGGCTGCCCGACATCGGATTCCTTTCTCCGCCCGGGTTTCTGGTGAGCCCGCGGCGCCGCAAGCATTACGTCGGCCAGGTCATCAATGCCTTCGAACAGATTGGAGCTGTGCTGTGA
- a CDS encoding mycofactocin-coupled SDR family oxidoreductase has product MGRVEGKVVLVTGGARGQGRRHAVRLAEEGADIILFDICQNIEHNDYPLATEDDLQEACREVEKAGHRVTSAAVDVRDRPALEAALAAAVAEMGKLDVVVANAGICPLGADQPIGAFANAFDVDFVGVVNTVHSSLQYLSAGASIVTVGSVAGLLAEKAPGGAMGPQGTGGAGYNLAKQFIDRYTMAVAAQLAPHSIRANVIHPTNVNTDMLHNEAMYKMFRPDLEHPSLDDAILTFPMMQGMPIPYVEPDDISHAVCYLASDESRYVTGVQFKVDAGASLKF; this is encoded by the coding sequence ATGGGCAGAGTTGAAGGCAAGGTGGTGCTGGTCACCGGCGGCGCTCGCGGGCAGGGTCGCCGACACGCCGTGCGGCTGGCCGAGGAGGGCGCCGACATCATCCTGTTCGACATCTGCCAGAACATCGAACACAACGACTACCCGTTGGCCACCGAGGACGACCTCCAGGAGGCCTGCCGGGAGGTCGAAAAGGCCGGTCACCGAGTGACTTCGGCGGCGGTCGACGTGCGGGACCGCCCGGCCCTCGAAGCCGCGCTGGCCGCGGCGGTCGCCGAGATGGGCAAGCTCGACGTGGTCGTCGCCAACGCCGGCATCTGCCCGCTGGGCGCCGATCAACCGATCGGCGCGTTCGCCAACGCCTTTGACGTCGACTTCGTCGGCGTCGTCAACACCGTGCACTCCAGCCTGCAGTACCTGTCCGCGGGCGCCTCGATCGTGACGGTGGGGTCGGTCGCCGGCCTGCTGGCCGAGAAGGCGCCCGGTGGTGCCATGGGACCCCAGGGCACCGGCGGCGCGGGCTACAACCTCGCCAAACAGTTCATCGACCGCTACACGATGGCGGTGGCGGCCCAACTGGCCCCACACTCCATCCGGGCCAACGTGATTCACCCCACCAACGTCAACACCGACATGCTGCACAACGAGGCGATGTACAAGATGTTCCGCCCGGACCTCGAGCATCCGAGCCTCGACGACGCGATTCTGACATTTCCGATGATGCAGGGCATGCCGATTCCCTACGTCGAGCCGGACGACATCTCGCACGCGGTGTGCTACCTGGCCTCCGACGAGTCCCGCTACGTCACCGGGGTGCAGTTCAAGGTCGATGCCGGCGCGAGCCTCAAGTTCTGA
- a CDS encoding class I adenylate-forming enzyme family protein, protein MLTVAPTVAQEITAAAAAHPDTVVEVHSEVNPDSTTLADLFAESRRVAAGLAALGIGPGDVVAVQLPNWRQCLTAHAAIWLRGAVVLPIVPIYGPAEVSFIAEQSGARAVILAREIRGRDAADTLAAVAELPGLARRIVVGVPLPGTVSYAELAETSSAGFAPVDGTDPRDRCLLVYTSGTTARPKGVQHTHAGLLGEIRAMDEMRSSGADLTMLSVFPSGHIAGTLGILRTLCRSSATFAMDAWHPETAARLIDKHAIGASGGAPIHLSGILDIAERDGLDVSSLAEYVTGAAGVAGALIRRADRFGIGAFRCYGSSEHPTISSGRPEDPLHKRADTDGRICPGTEVRIVDDHDRDVATGEAGEILTRGVELFRGYTDESHTSAARVDGWFRTGDVGRLDADGFLTITDRKKDIIVRGGENISSKEVEDVLSSHPAIAEAAAVGAADETYGERVCAFVVVNDGQRFGLDDAAAHFAACGLARQKTPERIVVVDELPRTASGKVQKHVLRARLTATNTT, encoded by the coding sequence ATGTTGACCGTCGCCCCCACCGTCGCCCAGGAGATCACGGCGGCGGCCGCTGCCCACCCCGACACGGTGGTGGAGGTGCACAGCGAGGTCAACCCGGACTCGACCACGCTGGCTGACCTGTTCGCCGAAAGCCGGCGGGTGGCAGCGGGTCTGGCCGCGCTGGGCATCGGACCCGGCGACGTGGTCGCCGTACAACTGCCGAACTGGCGGCAGTGCTTGACGGCGCACGCGGCGATCTGGCTGCGCGGGGCGGTGGTGCTGCCGATCGTGCCGATCTACGGCCCCGCGGAAGTGTCCTTCATCGCCGAGCAATCGGGCGCGCGCGCCGTCATTCTCGCCCGCGAGATCCGGGGCCGCGACGCCGCGGACACGCTCGCCGCGGTGGCTGAGCTACCGGGGCTGGCGCGGCGCATCGTGGTCGGCGTGCCGCTGCCGGGCACCGTGTCCTACGCCGAGCTCGCCGAGACCTCGTCCGCGGGCTTCGCCCCGGTCGACGGCACGGATCCCCGCGATCGGTGCCTGCTGGTGTACACCTCGGGCACCACCGCGCGGCCCAAGGGCGTCCAACACACCCACGCCGGCCTGCTCGGCGAGATCCGCGCCATGGACGAAATGCGCTCCAGCGGAGCCGATCTCACCATGCTGTCGGTGTTCCCCTCCGGGCACATCGCGGGCACGCTCGGTATCCTGCGGACGCTGTGCCGGTCCAGCGCGACGTTCGCGATGGACGCCTGGCACCCGGAGACCGCGGCGCGGCTCATCGACAAGCACGCGATCGGGGCCTCCGGCGGCGCCCCGATACACCTGAGCGGGATCCTCGACATCGCCGAACGTGACGGCCTCGACGTGTCGAGCCTCGCCGAGTACGTCACCGGTGCCGCCGGGGTCGCCGGCGCGCTCATCCGCCGGGCGGACCGGTTCGGGATCGGGGCGTTCCGGTGCTACGGGTCCTCCGAGCACCCGACCATCAGCTCGGGCCGCCCGGAGGACCCGCTGCACAAACGCGCCGACACCGACGGCCGGATCTGCCCGGGCACCGAGGTCAGAATCGTCGACGACCACGACCGTGACGTGGCGACGGGGGAGGCGGGCGAAATCCTCACGCGCGGAGTCGAACTCTTCCGCGGCTACACCGACGAGAGCCACACCAGCGCCGCCAGGGTCGACGGGTGGTTCCGCACCGGCGACGTCGGACGCCTCGACGCCGACGGATTCCTGACCATCACCGACCGCAAGAAGGACATCATCGTGCGCGGCGGCGAGAACATCTCGTCCAAGGAGGTCGAGGATGTGCTCAGCAGCCACCCGGCGATCGCCGAAGCCGCCGCGGTCGGCGCCGCGGACGAGACCTACGGCGAACGGGTGTGCGCGTTCGTCGTCGTCAACGACGGGCAGCGGTTCGGGCTCGACGACGCCGCAGCGCATTTCGCCGCATGCGGGCTGGCCCGCCAGAAGACCCCCGAACGCATCGTCGTCGTCGACGAACTTCCCCGTACGGCCAGCGGCAAGGTGCAGAAGCACGTGCTGCGCGCTCGATTGACCGCAACCAACACAACATGA
- a CDS encoding thiolase family protein: MISGTGISQIGRRTGIAPLDLTTQACEAAIADAGLTAADIDGILTLGDTPAAEAAQRLGIADPADLGAPLGTHGLLSPVVQACAAVADGRARHVLVYRTVQMMGGTPDTKASGPKPGRGRTAGPMADVGYLLAAHAYSAANWLAMHCRRHMQLYGTTKEQLGWVAINGRRNAGQNPRAVYRDPITMDDYLTARPVSDPFGLLDCDVPVDGSIALVISTASHRADTPNGAVTVEAAGGASGAGGWSGRADYPKMAATDAAADMWAATTLKPTDVDVAELYDGFTFLTLAWLEALGFCADGEAGPFVEGGTRIAPDGQLPLNTYGGQLSAGRMHGYWVLHEACQQLRGRAGETALPNRPEVAVVSAGGGPIAGCVLLTC, encoded by the coding sequence GTGATCTCGGGCACCGGAATCTCGCAGATCGGCCGGCGTACCGGTATCGCGCCGCTGGATCTGACGACGCAGGCGTGCGAAGCCGCCATCGCCGATGCCGGCCTGACCGCCGCCGACATCGACGGCATCCTCACGCTCGGGGACACCCCCGCGGCGGAGGCCGCGCAACGGTTGGGCATCGCCGATCCCGCCGACCTCGGTGCTCCGCTCGGGACTCACGGGCTGCTGAGCCCGGTGGTGCAGGCCTGCGCGGCCGTCGCCGATGGTCGCGCCCGGCATGTGCTGGTCTACCGCACCGTACAGATGATGGGCGGCACCCCGGACACCAAGGCCTCCGGCCCGAAACCGGGGCGCGGCCGGACCGCGGGGCCGATGGCCGATGTCGGATATCTGCTTGCCGCACACGCATACTCGGCGGCCAACTGGTTGGCCATGCATTGCCGCCGTCACATGCAGCTGTACGGGACGACCAAGGAGCAGCTCGGCTGGGTGGCGATCAACGGCCGGCGCAACGCCGGGCAAAATCCGCGCGCGGTGTATCGCGACCCCATCACCATGGACGACTACCTCACCGCGCGGCCGGTCTCGGATCCCTTCGGGCTGTTGGACTGCGACGTCCCGGTGGACGGGTCGATCGCCCTGGTGATCTCGACCGCGAGCCACCGCGCCGACACGCCCAACGGGGCCGTCACCGTCGAGGCCGCAGGCGGCGCGTCCGGGGCGGGCGGGTGGAGCGGCAGGGCGGACTACCCGAAGATGGCGGCCACCGACGCCGCGGCCGACATGTGGGCCGCAACGACGCTGAAGCCCACCGACGTCGATGTCGCCGAACTCTACGACGGTTTCACGTTTTTGACCTTGGCCTGGCTCGAGGCGTTGGGCTTCTGCGCCGACGGCGAAGCCGGCCCGTTCGTGGAGGGCGGCACCCGCATCGCACCCGACGGGCAGCTGCCGTTGAACACCTACGGCGGTCAGCTCTCGGCCGGCCGGATGCACGGGTACTGGGTTCTGCACGAGGCCTGCCAGCAGCTGCGCGGCCGCGCCGGAGAGACCGCGTTGCCCAACCGGCCCGAGGTGGCGGTGGTGTCGGCGGGCGGCGGCCCGATCGCGGGATGTGTGTTGCTGACATGTTGA
- a CDS encoding Zn-ribbon domain-containing OB-fold protein, giving the protein MLPELDDSSRPYWTGGAAGELRIAHCGSCRRFVHPPCDECPDCGGALEFVAVSGEGSVFTYTIAYQQFHPEMPTPFVIALVELDEQPGLRLAANIVDCDPSAVTCGMPVRVRFEQHGAVFVPVFAPA; this is encoded by the coding sequence ATCCTGCCGGAACTCGACGACTCGTCACGGCCCTATTGGACCGGCGGCGCGGCGGGAGAACTACGGATCGCGCATTGTGGGTCCTGTCGACGTTTCGTTCATCCGCCGTGCGACGAATGCCCGGACTGTGGTGGCGCACTCGAGTTCGTCGCGGTGTCGGGCGAGGGCAGCGTCTTCACCTACACGATCGCCTACCAGCAGTTCCATCCCGAGATGCCAACGCCTTTCGTGATCGCGCTGGTGGAACTCGATGAGCAGCCCGGACTTCGGCTCGCGGCCAACATCGTCGACTGCGACCCGTCCGCGGTGACGTGCGGCATGCCGGTCCGGGTGCGGTTCGAGCAACACGGTGCGGTGTTCGTTCCGGTGTTCGCCCCCGCATAG